A section of the Drosophila subobscura isolate 14011-0131.10 chromosome A, UCBerk_Dsub_1.0, whole genome shotgun sequence genome encodes:
- the LOC117894273 gene encoding uncharacterized protein LOC117894273 — protein MIRALLSLWSPAAGSARIVDEAHNQNQHQIPRPAAQMNRQNQAFLYLRSRHLTRYPRMIAQMLAGRGDLPNMLGRVQPPIQQAPVFQDPDLSESEPDEDFFLRPNGAAYTVTRRRTNFTLLRTGIEEPISLPIIWQALEALEKRKRRADAAKRKQRASGLEVAAFDSAKFVAQFLAKNLTMEVFNAGNHPSYGPSSSRHPPTAGAAAAN, from the exons ATGATACGAGCACTTTTATCTCTGTGGTCACCCGCCGCCGGCAGCGCAAGGATAGTAGACGAGGCACAtaaccagaaccagcaccagATTCCTCGCCCAGCCGCACAGATGAATCGCCAGAATCAGGCTTTCCTTTACCTTCGTTCCCGCCACCTAACGCGGTATCCCCGCATGATTGCCCAGATGCTGGCCGGTCGCGGGGACTTGCCCAATATGCTGGGCCGCGTGCAGCCGCCCATTCAACAGGCGCCTGTGTTCCAGGATCCAG ACTTGAGCGAATCGGAGCCGGACGAGGATTTCTTTCTGCGGCCCAATGGCGCTGCCTACACCGTGACCCGCCGCCGCACCAACTTCACCCTGCTGCGCACTGGCATCGAGGAGCCCATCAGCCTGCCCATCATTTGGCAGGCCCTGGAGGCGCTGGAGAAGCGCAAACGCCGAGCGGACGCCGCCAAGAGGAAGCAAAGGGCCAGCGGCCTCGAAGTTGCGGCTTTCGATTCCGCCAAGTTTGTGGCCCAGTTCCTGGCCAAAAATCTGACCATGGAAGTCTTCAATGCGGGCAATCATCCCAGCTATGGGCCCTCCAGTTCGCGACATCCACcgacagcaggagcagctgctgccaactAG
- the LOC117895386 gene encoding apoptosis-inducing factor 3-like isoform X1 → MGSINCKEYKTTGNVTPQKEQSTGGAVGSYQSKCNSSSGSGSGNKDAMPVEPEVVEYTDPVAVCNVSDLKENEMKQVDFDEDTRVLLVKQNGRLQAVGAKCTHYGAPLQTGVLSQGRVRCPWHGACFNLETGDIEDFPGLDSLPCYNVQVSSEGQVLLRAKRADLAKSKRVKNMAARKPEDQRCFIVVGGGPSGAVCAETLRQEGYTGRLILVSRESYLPYDRIKISKSMNLDIEQLRFRDEAFYKQHDIEVWLGVGATQLDTAQKELHCSNGYVVKYDKVYIATGCSSFRPPIPGVNLHNVKTIRELDDTKSIVAAVSEASRVVCLGASFIALEAAAALVSKVASVTVVGRDKVPLKAAFGEQIGRRVAKLFEDNKVQMRMESGISEVIGDDSGNVVEVQLADGTRLPCDLLILGTGSTLNTQFLAKSGVRINRNGSVDVTDFLESNVPDVYVGGDIANAHIHGLAHERVNIGHYQLAQYHGRIAAINMCGSVKKLEAVPFFFTMIFGKGIRYAGHGSYKDVIIDGSLEDFKFVAYFVNEADTVTAVASVGRDPIVAQFAELISQGKCLGRGHIENVEDRQAWTAKLLEPLPLVR, encoded by the exons ATGGGTTCGATTAACTGTAAGGAGTACAAGACAACGGGCAATGTCACGCCCCAAAAGGAGCAATCGACAG GTGGCGCCGTGGGTTCCTATCAGTcgaagtgcaacagcagcagcggcagcggcagcggcaacaaagaCGCAATGCCAGTGGAGCCGGAGGTGGTGGAGTACACGGACCCCGTGGCCGTGTGCAATGTCTCCGATCTGAAGGAGAACGAAATGAAGCAGGTGGACTTCGATGAGGACACGCGCGTGCTGCTGGTCAAGCAGAACGGACGCCTGCAGGCGGTCGGGGCCAAGTGCACGCACTACGGGGCGCCCCTGCAAACGGGCGTCCTCAGCCAGGGCCGTGTGCGCTGCCCCTGGCACGGGGCGTGCTTCAACCTGGAGACGGGCGACATCGAGGACTTTCCCGGCCTCGACTCGCTGCCCTGCTACAACGTGCAGGTGAGCAGCGAGGGGCAGGTGCTGCTGCGCGCCAAGCGCGCGGACCTGGCCAAGAGCAAGCGCGTGAAGAACATGGCCGCCCGCAAGCCGGAGGACCAGCGCTGCTTCATTGTGGTGGGCGGCGGGCCGTCGGGCGCCGTTTGCGCCGAGACGCTGCGCCAGGAGGGCTACACCGGGCGCCTGATACTCGTCAGTCGCGAGAGCTACTTGCCCTACGACCGCATCAAGATCTCCAAGTCCATGAACCTCGACATCGAGCAGCTGCGCTTCCGCGACGAGGCGTTCTACAAGCAGCACGACATCGAGGTGTGGCTGGGCGTGGGCGCCACCCAGCTGGACACCGCCCAGAAGGAGCTGCACTGCAGCAACGGGTACGTGGTGAAGTACGACAAGGTCTACATCGCCaccggctgctcctccttccgGCCGCCCATCCCGGGCGTCAATCTGCACAACGTGAAGACCATCCGCGAGCTGGACGACACGAAGAGCATCGTGGCCGCCGTCAGCGAAGCGTCGCGCGTGGTGTGTCTGGGCGCCAGCTTCATTGCCCTGGAGGCGGCCGCTGCGCTCGTCTCGAAGGTGGCCAGCGTGACGGTGGTGGGCCGGGACAAGGTGCCGCTGAAGGCCGCCTTCGGGGAGCAGATCGGACGGCGTGTGGCCAAGCTCTTCGAGGACAACAAGGTGCAAATGCGCATGGAGAGCGGCATCAGCGAGGTCATTGGCGACGACAGCGGCAACGTGGTGGAGGTGCAGCTGGCGGATGGGACGCGCCTGCCCTGCGATCTGCTCATACTCGGCACCGGCTCCACGCTCAACACGCAGTTCCTGGCCAAGTCCGGCGTGCGGATCAACCGGAATGGCTCCGTGGATGTCACCGACTTCCTCGAGTCGAATGTGCCCGATGTCTACGTGGGCGGGGACATTGCCAACGCCCACATCCACGGGCTGGCCCACGAACGCGTCAACATTGGACACTACCAGCTGGCGCAGTACCACGGCCGCATCGCCGCCATCAACATGTGCGGCTCCGTGAAGAAGCTCGAGGCTGTGCCCTTCTTCTTCACCATGATATTCGGCAAGGGCATCCGCTACGCTGGCCACGGCTCCTACAAGGACGTCATCATCGACGGCAGCCTCGAGGACTTCAAGTTTGTCGCGTACTTCGTCAACGAGGCGGACACGGTGACGGCTGTGGCGTCCGTTGGCCGTGACCCCATTGTCGCTCAGTTCGCCGAGCTGATCTCGCAGGGCAAGTGCCTGGGCCGAGGCCACATCGAGAATGTGGAGGATCGTCAGGCCTGGACGGCCAAGCTTCTGGAGCCGCTGCCTCTGGTGCGCTAG
- the LOC117895386 gene encoding apoptosis-inducing factor 3-like isoform X2, which yields MPVEPEVVEYTDPVAVCNVSDLKENEMKQVDFDEDTRVLLVKQNGRLQAVGAKCTHYGAPLQTGVLSQGRVRCPWHGACFNLETGDIEDFPGLDSLPCYNVQVSSEGQVLLRAKRADLAKSKRVKNMAARKPEDQRCFIVVGGGPSGAVCAETLRQEGYTGRLILVSRESYLPYDRIKISKSMNLDIEQLRFRDEAFYKQHDIEVWLGVGATQLDTAQKELHCSNGYVVKYDKVYIATGCSSFRPPIPGVNLHNVKTIRELDDTKSIVAAVSEASRVVCLGASFIALEAAAALVSKVASVTVVGRDKVPLKAAFGEQIGRRVAKLFEDNKVQMRMESGISEVIGDDSGNVVEVQLADGTRLPCDLLILGTGSTLNTQFLAKSGVRINRNGSVDVTDFLESNVPDVYVGGDIANAHIHGLAHERVNIGHYQLAQYHGRIAAINMCGSVKKLEAVPFFFTMIFGKGIRYAGHGSYKDVIIDGSLEDFKFVAYFVNEADTVTAVASVGRDPIVAQFAELISQGKCLGRGHIENVEDRQAWTAKLLEPLPLVR from the coding sequence ATGCCAGTGGAGCCGGAGGTGGTGGAGTACACGGACCCCGTGGCCGTGTGCAATGTCTCCGATCTGAAGGAGAACGAAATGAAGCAGGTGGACTTCGATGAGGACACGCGCGTGCTGCTGGTCAAGCAGAACGGACGCCTGCAGGCGGTCGGGGCCAAGTGCACGCACTACGGGGCGCCCCTGCAAACGGGCGTCCTCAGCCAGGGCCGTGTGCGCTGCCCCTGGCACGGGGCGTGCTTCAACCTGGAGACGGGCGACATCGAGGACTTTCCCGGCCTCGACTCGCTGCCCTGCTACAACGTGCAGGTGAGCAGCGAGGGGCAGGTGCTGCTGCGCGCCAAGCGCGCGGACCTGGCCAAGAGCAAGCGCGTGAAGAACATGGCCGCCCGCAAGCCGGAGGACCAGCGCTGCTTCATTGTGGTGGGCGGCGGGCCGTCGGGCGCCGTTTGCGCCGAGACGCTGCGCCAGGAGGGCTACACCGGGCGCCTGATACTCGTCAGTCGCGAGAGCTACTTGCCCTACGACCGCATCAAGATCTCCAAGTCCATGAACCTCGACATCGAGCAGCTGCGCTTCCGCGACGAGGCGTTCTACAAGCAGCACGACATCGAGGTGTGGCTGGGCGTGGGCGCCACCCAGCTGGACACCGCCCAGAAGGAGCTGCACTGCAGCAACGGGTACGTGGTGAAGTACGACAAGGTCTACATCGCCaccggctgctcctccttccgGCCGCCCATCCCGGGCGTCAATCTGCACAACGTGAAGACCATCCGCGAGCTGGACGACACGAAGAGCATCGTGGCCGCCGTCAGCGAAGCGTCGCGCGTGGTGTGTCTGGGCGCCAGCTTCATTGCCCTGGAGGCGGCCGCTGCGCTCGTCTCGAAGGTGGCCAGCGTGACGGTGGTGGGCCGGGACAAGGTGCCGCTGAAGGCCGCCTTCGGGGAGCAGATCGGACGGCGTGTGGCCAAGCTCTTCGAGGACAACAAGGTGCAAATGCGCATGGAGAGCGGCATCAGCGAGGTCATTGGCGACGACAGCGGCAACGTGGTGGAGGTGCAGCTGGCGGATGGGACGCGCCTGCCCTGCGATCTGCTCATACTCGGCACCGGCTCCACGCTCAACACGCAGTTCCTGGCCAAGTCCGGCGTGCGGATCAACCGGAATGGCTCCGTGGATGTCACCGACTTCCTCGAGTCGAATGTGCCCGATGTCTACGTGGGCGGGGACATTGCCAACGCCCACATCCACGGGCTGGCCCACGAACGCGTCAACATTGGACACTACCAGCTGGCGCAGTACCACGGCCGCATCGCCGCCATCAACATGTGCGGCTCCGTGAAGAAGCTCGAGGCTGTGCCCTTCTTCTTCACCATGATATTCGGCAAGGGCATCCGCTACGCTGGCCACGGCTCCTACAAGGACGTCATCATCGACGGCAGCCTCGAGGACTTCAAGTTTGTCGCGTACTTCGTCAACGAGGCGGACACGGTGACGGCTGTGGCGTCCGTTGGCCGTGACCCCATTGTCGCTCAGTTCGCCGAGCTGATCTCGCAGGGCAAGTGCCTGGGCCGAGGCCACATCGAGAATGTGGAGGATCGTCAGGCCTGGACGGCCAAGCTTCTGGAGCCGCTGCCTCTGGTGCGCTAG